The Ignavibacteriales bacterium genome has a segment encoding these proteins:
- a CDS encoding serine hydroxymethyltransferase, whose amino-acid sequence MTNYLQKDQEAFKISQLELNREETHLELIASENFVSLAVLNAAGSVLTNKYAEGYPGKRYYGGCEFVDMAEDLARERLKKIFGAEYVNVQPHSGSQANMAVYMTLLKPGDTMLGLSLDHGGHLTHGSPVNFSGQIYHSVGYSLNKETKLLDYNLIEDLAKKEKPKLIVMGASAYSRDWDYEKFRMIADKVGALLMMDMAHPAGLIAKGLLNNPLPYCDVVTSTTHKTLRGPRGGIILMGKDRENPFGVKTLKGDRLKLMSEMLDSMVMPGIQGGPLMHIIMAKAVAFGEVLQDSFTDYAKQIIRNAKTLSGEITSLGYDIVSGGTDNHLMLIDLTTKNLSGKKIEYTLGAAGMTVNKNMIPFDTKSPFVTSGIRIGTPAVTTRGMKENEMKMIASFIDRAIKHVDDDTALSQIKKEVAELCGKFPLYPELS is encoded by the coding sequence ATGACTAACTACTTACAAAAAGATCAAGAAGCATTTAAAATATCGCAGCTTGAGCTCAACAGAGAAGAAACCCACCTGGAATTAATTGCATCGGAAAATTTTGTCTCTCTTGCGGTTTTAAATGCTGCGGGTTCGGTTCTTACTAACAAATACGCGGAAGGTTATCCAGGTAAACGATACTACGGCGGATGTGAATTTGTTGATATGGCGGAAGATCTTGCACGCGAACGATTGAAAAAAATATTTGGTGCAGAATATGTGAACGTACAACCGCACAGCGGCTCTCAAGCAAATATGGCTGTCTATATGACCCTTCTCAAACCGGGTGATACAATGCTTGGTTTGAGTCTTGACCATGGCGGACATTTAACCCATGGCTCGCCGGTTAACTTTTCAGGACAAATATATCATTCAGTAGGTTACTCTCTTAACAAGGAAACAAAACTACTCGATTATAATTTAATTGAAGATCTAGCAAAAAAAGAAAAACCAAAATTGATTGTTATGGGTGCAAGTGCCTATTCACGCGATTGGGATTATGAAAAATTTAGAATGATTGCAGATAAAGTTGGTGCACTTTTAATGATGGATATGGCTCATCCTGCCGGTTTGATTGCAAAAGGGTTATTAAATAATCCTCTTCCATATTGTGATGTTGTTACTTCAACCACGCACAAAACTTTACGAGGTCCTAGAGGCGGAATTATTTTAATGGGGAAGGACCGTGAAAATCCTTTCGGGGTTAAAACTCTTAAAGGCGATCGGTTAAAATTAATGTCGGAAATGCTTGATAGTATGGTAATGCCGGGAATTCAAGGCGGTCCATTGATGCATATAATTATGGCAAAAGCGGTTGCCTTCGGGGAAGTTCTACAAGATTCATTTACTGATTATGCAAAACAAATTATTCGAAATGCAAAAACACTTTCCGGCGAAATAACTTCACTTGGATACGATATTGTCTCCGGCGGGACAGATAACCATCTGATGCTAATTGATTTGACAACTAAAAATTTAAGCGGCAAAAAAATTGAGTACACTCTTGGCGCAGCTGGAATGACTGTTAACAAAAACATGATTCCGTTTGATACGAAAAGCCCATTTGTAACAAGCGGAATAAGAATTGGCACACCAGCAGTTACAACTCGCGGTATGAAAGAGAATGAAATGAAAATGATTGCGTCTTTTATTGATAGAGCAATTAAACATGTTGATGACGACACGGCACTTTCACAAATTAAAAAGGAAGTTGCCGAACTGTGCGGAAAATTTCCGTTGTACCCAGAACTTTCTTAG
- a CDS encoding cyclodeaminase/cyclohydrolase family protein yields the protein MNLSKTLEEYINELSSNSPTPGGGNVAALCGALSASLGMMVCNLTIGKKKYIEVEQEMIQVKEKLEGYQKNFIILGAMDNSAFDKVMEAFKLPKESDSEKAFRTNKIEEATIGAAEVPADVMRKCIEILPLLKIVIEKGNKNSLSDAGVAASLINTAGKSAYLNVLINCSSLGNQTIAAEIKKRADIQMEEISRSSEYLLEQVTKLFSND from the coding sequence ATGAACTTATCAAAAACACTCGAAGAATATATAAATGAACTCTCATCCAACTCTCCTACTCCTGGAGGCGGTAATGTTGCGGCATTATGCGGTGCACTTTCTGCAAGTCTTGGCATGATGGTTTGTAATTTGACAATCGGCAAAAAGAAATATATTGAGGTCGAGCAGGAGATGATCCAGGTAAAAGAAAAATTGGAAGGTTATCAGAAGAATTTTATTATTCTTGGTGCTATGGATAATTCAGCATTTGATAAAGTAATGGAAGCATTTAAACTTCCTAAGGAAAGCGATTCTGAGAAAGCGTTCCGCACAAACAAAATTGAAGAAGCAACAATTGGCGCTGCCGAAGTTCCTGCCGATGTTATGCGGAAATGCATCGAAATTCTACCCTTGCTGAAGATTGTTATTGAGAAAGGAAATAAAAATTCTTTATCGGATGCAGGCGTAGCTGCCTCACTGATTAATACGGCTGGTAAATCGGCATATTTAAATGTTTTAATTAATTGTTCGTCTCTAGGTAATCAAACAATTGCCGCAGAGATAAAGAAACGTGCTGATATTCAAATGGAAGAGATTTCCAGGTCAAGTGAATATCTTTTAGAACAAGTCACAAAGCTATTCAGCAATGATTAA
- a CDS encoding cytochrome c3 family protein, translated as MKRTVLDYALKIRLPLTLFVVVASFILTFYISRPERDSVGYAPEQPIKFSHKLHAGQMAIDCQYCHIGVTKERHAIIPSVNICMNCHTVSRKDKPEIIKLTHYYETGVPIPWKRVHKIPEYAYFNHSVHVNKQIECASCHGDVKEMEVIKEVKPFTMTACLDCHRNPKAELPYLQKVNIGPENCSACHR; from the coding sequence ATGAAGAGAACAGTACTTGATTATGCTCTAAAGATTCGCCTCCCTTTAACTTTATTCGTTGTTGTGGCTTCATTCATTTTAACTTTTTACATCTCAAGACCGGAAAGAGATAGCGTTGGATACGCACCGGAACAGCCAATTAAATTCTCTCATAAATTACATGCGGGACAAATGGCAATAGATTGTCAGTATTGTCATATTGGTGTTACTAAAGAACGCCACGCAATAATCCCATCGGTAAATATTTGCATGAATTGTCATACTGTTTCGCGCAAGGACAAACCGGAAATAATAAAGCTCACTCATTATTATGAAACAGGAGTACCAATTCCATGGAAACGCGTACACAAAATACCTGAGTATGCATATTTCAATCACAGCGTTCATGTGAATAAGCAAATTGAGTGTGCCAGCTGCCATGGTGATGTAAAAGAAATGGAAGTGATTAAAGAAGTTAAACCATTTACGATGACTGCATGTTTAGATTGTCATAGAAATCCGAAAGCAGAACTGCCGTATCTGCAAAAAGTTAATATCGGTCCGGAAAATTGCTCGGCCTGTCATCGTTAA
- the glgA gene encoding glycogen synthase GlgA, translating to MSSGRKLKILFATSEVVPFIKTGGLADVSSALPQKLQEMGHFVRIIVPKYGAIDERKFKIHEVVRLKDLKINIGESEVVFSLRSSFLIGPKTRVQIYFLDNAQFYGSRHSLYTDPLTGEDYPDNDERFILLARAVFELITKLGWTPDIIHCNDWQTGLIPAYLKSTYKNDPIFKPIKTLFTIHNLSFQGIFPKANFYKTALPKELDTEKGILHKGKLNFLKSGLLYSDMITTVSETYAKEIYKDKKIGFGLDEVLSKRKKDLYGIINGIDDTIWNPEVDTKIPKRFSSKNIELKKESKQALANNFNFTPSDDTPVISMISRLFDHKGMDLIEKSFDEIMKLNLHFVILGTGDKKYHKFFSSMGSKYHNKFSCYIGFDDELAHLIEAGSDMFLMPSEFEPCGLNQMYSLMYGTVPIVRKTGGLADTVQKFNPKTKTGNGFMFEKYSAKEMVAEIKAALKIFTSDKETWQTIMRNGMKSDFSWLNSSKKYVDLYKKLTD from the coding sequence ATGTCTTCAGGAAGAAAGCTTAAAATCCTATTTGCGACGTCAGAAGTGGTTCCATTCATTAAAACAGGCGGTTTGGCAGACGTATCATCGGCTTTGCCGCAAAAGCTTCAAGAGATGGGGCACTTTGTAAGAATAATTGTGCCCAAGTACGGAGCTATTGATGAGAGGAAATTTAAGATTCACGAGGTTGTTCGCCTCAAAGATCTTAAAATAAATATTGGCGAGAGTGAAGTCGTGTTTTCTTTACGATCTTCATTTTTAATTGGACCAAAAACCCGCGTTCAAATTTATTTTTTAGATAATGCGCAATTTTACGGCAGCAGACACAGCTTATATACCGATCCATTGACGGGTGAAGATTATCCCGATAACGATGAACGCTTTATTCTTTTAGCGCGCGCGGTTTTTGAATTGATCACAAAATTAGGATGGACTCCTGACATTATTCATTGCAATGATTGGCAGACGGGATTAATACCTGCATATTTAAAATCAACTTATAAAAACGATCCTATATTCAAGCCGATTAAAACATTGTTCACTATTCATAATCTCTCTTTCCAAGGTATTTTTCCGAAAGCAAATTTTTATAAGACCGCATTACCAAAAGAACTGGATACAGAAAAAGGTATTCTTCACAAAGGGAAGTTAAATTTTCTAAAAAGCGGATTGCTCTACTCTGATATGATTACCACCGTAAGTGAAACTTATGCAAAAGAAATTTACAAGGATAAAAAAATTGGATTTGGTCTTGACGAGGTATTGAGTAAACGGAAGAAAGATCTTTATGGAATTATTAATGGAATAGATGACACTATATGGAATCCCGAAGTAGATACAAAAATTCCTAAACGGTTTTCTTCAAAGAATATTGAACTGAAAAAAGAGAGTAAACAAGCCTTAGCGAATAATTTTAATTTCACACCAAGTGATGATACACCGGTAATTAGTATGATCTCTCGGTTATTCGATCACAAAGGAATGGACCTGATAGAAAAATCCTTTGACGAAATAATGAAGTTGAATCTTCATTTTGTCATTCTTGGAACGGGCGATAAAAAATATCACAAATTTTTCTCCAGCATGGGTTCAAAGTATCATAACAAGTTTTCTTGTTATATTGGTTTTGATGATGAGCTTGCTCATTTAATCGAAGCCGGTTCCGATATGTTTTTAATGCCGTCGGAATTTGAACCGTGCGGATTGAACCAAATGTACAGTTTGATGTATGGAACAGTTCCTATTGTCCGTAAAACCGGCGGTCTGGCTGATACAGTTCAGAAGTTTAATCCTAAAACCAAAACCGGTAACGGTTTTATGTTTGAAAAATATTCTGCTAAAGAGATGGTTGCGGAGATCAAAGCAGCATTGAAGATTTTTACAAGCGATAAAGAAACATGGCAGACAATAATGCGAAATGGAATGAAGTCCGATTTCAGCTGGTTAAATTCTTCTAAGAAGTATGTAGATCTTTATAAAAAACTTACCGATTAA
- the tatC gene encoding twin-arginine translocase subunit TatC → MAESEDKLIPESNPSGEEGSSKNEVEMTFLDHLEELRWRIIYSLIGLLIGTAIALYFSDFFVDKVLLIPAKTANFKLQNLRPFGQLFLYFQTAMVIGLIISFPNVIYQLWKFIAPALRQKEKKYIKWIVLFTTFCFICGIVFGYFLMLPLTLKFAAGFGTQAIANNFALDEYISIVLSIILGAGLVFELPMLSFFLSKIGILTPKLMRKYRRHSIVIIMILAAFLSPGTDPVSQVMLAIPLVFLYEISIIVSKIFQKKP, encoded by the coding sequence TTGGCAGAATCAGAAGATAAATTAATACCAGAATCAAATCCTTCCGGGGAAGAAGGAAGTTCGAAGAATGAAGTTGAGATGACTTTTCTAGATCATCTTGAAGAGTTGAGATGGAGAATTATTTATTCTCTCATTGGACTTCTGATTGGAACTGCAATAGCTCTCTACTTCAGCGATTTCTTTGTTGATAAAGTTCTTTTGATACCAGCCAAGACGGCTAATTTCAAATTACAAAATCTCAGACCGTTCGGACAACTTTTTCTTTATTTTCAGACAGCAATGGTTATAGGGTTGATTATAAGTTTTCCAAATGTGATTTATCAGCTATGGAAATTCATTGCGCCCGCTCTCAGACAGAAAGAAAAAAAATACATTAAATGGATTGTTCTCTTCACAACTTTTTGTTTTATATGCGGCATAGTGTTTGGATATTTTTTAATGTTGCCGCTTACATTAAAATTTGCCGCCGGATTTGGTACACAAGCAATCGCAAACAATTTTGCACTTGATGAATATATCTCAATTGTACTAAGTATTATTCTGGGTGCCGGATTAGTTTTTGAATTACCGATGCTTTCTTTCTTCCTCTCAAAAATTGGAATTCTCACTCCTAAACTGATGAGAAAATACCGCCGTCATTCAATTGTTATTATTATGATTCTCGCAGCATTTCTTTCTCCAGGTACCGATCCTGTGTCTCAAGTTATGCTTGCCATTCCATTGGTTTTCTTATACGAAATAAGTATTATTGTTTCGAAAATATTTCAAAAGAAACCTTGA
- a CDS encoding polyprenyl synthetase family protein, whose translation MTNKSLSEINHTIENELKQFNKLFSQALKSKVALLELITRYLLKQKGKKIRPLLVLLSSNICGGIKERSYRGATLVELLHTATLVHDDVVDNAETRRSFPSINAVWKNKIAVLMGDYLLSRGLMLAVDGNDFDFLRVITSTVKRMSEGELLQINKTRKLNIDEETYFRIISDKTASLLSTCCEIGARATTEDADKITAMKEFGENLGIAFQIRDDILDYIGTKKIFGKPLGGDIKEKKITLPLIYALKQAPKEENSKIIKLIKNGAKKSDIDGVISFVKKYDGINYADKIAVEYTNRALNCLKIFDESESRNALESLVSFVVERIN comes from the coding sequence TTGACGAACAAATCTCTCTCTGAAATAAATCATACGATTGAAAATGAGCTTAAGCAATTTAATAAGCTTTTCAGTCAGGCATTAAAATCAAAAGTTGCTCTTCTAGAACTAATCACTCGTTACCTCCTAAAACAAAAAGGAAAGAAGATTCGTCCACTTCTTGTGCTGCTTTCAAGTAACATCTGCGGCGGAATAAAAGAACGTAGCTATAGAGGTGCAACCTTAGTTGAACTCCTTCATACAGCAACTCTTGTACATGACGATGTAGTTGACAATGCAGAAACCCGGCGCAGTTTTCCTTCAATAAATGCAGTATGGAAAAATAAAATTGCAGTTTTGATGGGAGATTATCTTCTATCAAGAGGATTAATGTTAGCAGTTGATGGCAACGATTTCGATTTCTTGCGTGTTATAACCAGTACAGTTAAACGAATGTCGGAAGGTGAACTTCTGCAAATTAATAAAACAAGAAAACTTAACATTGATGAAGAAACATATTTTAGAATAATCTCCGATAAAACAGCATCGCTACTTTCAACTTGTTGCGAAATAGGTGCGCGGGCAACAACTGAAGATGCTGATAAAATTACTGCGATGAAAGAGTTTGGTGAAAATCTTGGAATTGCATTCCAGATCCGCGATGATATACTTGATTACATCGGCACAAAAAAAATATTTGGTAAACCCCTCGGTGGAGATATAAAAGAAAAGAAAATTACACTTCCTCTTATCTACGCATTAAAACAGGCCCCCAAAGAAGAAAATAGTAAGATCATTAAACTAATTAAGAACGGCGCAAAAAAATCTGATATTGATGGAGTAATTTCATTCGTTAAGAAATATGACGGAATAAATTATGCAGATAAAATCGCAGTTGAATATACCAATCGAGCACTTAACTGTTTAAAAATATTCGATGAATCTGAATCTCGCAACGCGCTCGAATCATTGGTAAGTTTTGTAGTTGAAAGAATAAATTAG
- the ftcD gene encoding glutamate formimidoyltransferase, which produces MPHTDGKKIIECVPNFSEGKNLETFEAIKEAVGKVKNVKLLSLEPDADYNRVVVTLAGDENGILEGTLNACRTAAENIDMRRHKGEHPRLGAIDVVPFVPVANVTTEECVKISEEFAKIISAELKVPVYLYESAARKADRKSLTSIRQGEYEGLEEKLKDLNWVPDFGEPVFNPKLGALVTGSRFFLVAYNVNIKSNDVKFSKEIGEILRESGYSKRDENGHIIKVDGKVVKIPGRLKEVKGMGVALEKYNITQVSMNLTNYNTTPIHVAFEEVKKEAHRLGVEVNGSEIVGLVPLEALLQAGRFYTNGKESDEHKLVNAAIENLGLSALHPFKPEEKIIEYMIQ; this is translated from the coding sequence ATGCCTCATACTGATGGGAAAAAAATTATTGAATGCGTCCCAAACTTTAGCGAAGGGAAAAATCTGGAAACATTTGAAGCTATTAAAGAAGCGGTCGGAAAAGTTAAAAATGTAAAACTATTGAGTCTAGAACCGGATGCCGATTACAATCGCGTTGTTGTTACACTTGCCGGTGATGAGAACGGAATTTTAGAAGGAACATTAAATGCTTGCCGTACCGCAGCTGAAAATATTGATATGAGAAGACACAAAGGCGAGCATCCGCGTCTTGGTGCGATTGATGTTGTTCCTTTTGTTCCGGTTGCAAACGTAACAACAGAAGAGTGTGTGAAAATTTCCGAAGAATTTGCAAAAATTATTTCTGCGGAACTTAAAGTGCCGGTATATCTCTATGAGAGTGCCGCGCGCAAGGCAGATAGAAAAAGTTTAACCAGCATTAGACAAGGTGAATATGAGGGTCTCGAAGAAAAACTAAAAGACCTAAATTGGGTTCCGGATTTTGGTGAACCTGTCTTCAATCCGAAATTGGGCGCCTTAGTAACCGGATCACGTTTCTTCCTTGTTGCCTATAACGTAAATATCAAATCGAACGATGTGAAATTTTCCAAAGAGATTGGAGAAATATTACGGGAAAGCGGTTATTCCAAACGGGACGAGAACGGACATATTATTAAAGTTGACGGAAAGGTAGTTAAAATACCAGGTCGATTGAAAGAAGTAAAAGGGATGGGGGTTGCGTTGGAGAAATACAACATCACACAAGTTTCTATGAACTTGACTAACTATAATACTACACCAATTCATGTCGCCTTCGAAGAGGTAAAGAAAGAAGCGCATCGACTTGGTGTTGAAGTCAACGGAAGTGAAATTGTCGGCTTAGTTCCGCTTGAAGCACTTTTGCAGGCCGGGAGGTTTTATACAAATGGGAAAGAATCGGATGAACATAAATTAGTTAATGCAGCAATCGAAAATCTTGGATTAAGTGCGCTCCATCCATTCAAACCGGAAGAAAAAATAATTGAATATATGATTCAATAG
- a CDS encoding HAD family hydrolase: MQRAIFLDRDGTINHDPGYIKDPSEIIILTGVAEGIKKLKKDFGFKIIVISNQAGIAKGLMTIEDVEAVNSRINDLLMIDGASIDAFYFCPHHPDIDPPEKSICRKPSPFMVVQAADDFKIDLSESYMFGDKSSDVECGINAGLKTVLLNSESFEKEISTLHNLGKKPNFTAANFIEACDFVIKDLSGGN; the protein is encoded by the coding sequence ATGCAGCGAGCAATATTTTTAGATCGTGACGGAACAATCAATCACGATCCCGGTTACATCAAAGATCCATCAGAGATTATAATTCTTACCGGGGTAGCCGAAGGAATTAAAAAACTGAAGAAAGATTTCGGCTTTAAGATTATTGTCATATCGAACCAGGCCGGAATAGCAAAAGGATTAATGACAATTGAGGATGTTGAAGCAGTCAACAGTAGAATTAACGATTTATTGATGATTGACGGAGCTTCCATTGATGCATTTTATTTTTGTCCGCATCATCCTGATATTGATCCGCCGGAAAAATCAATTTGTAGGAAACCTTCTCCATTTATGGTTGTTCAAGCTGCAGACGATTTCAAGATTGATCTATCCGAATCATACATGTTCGGTGATAAATCGAGCGATGTTGAGTGTGGAATCAATGCCGGATTAAAAACTGTTTTGCTAAATAGTGAGTCTTTTGAAAAAGAAATTTCTACCTTGCATAATCTTGGGAAAAAGCCCAATTTTACAGCCGCTAATTTTATTGAAGCGTGCGATTTTGTAATCAAAGATTTATCCGGAGGAAATTAA
- a CDS encoding DUF1343 domain-containing protein has protein sequence MSLGIDVLQKNNFSILAGKHVGLITNHTGVNSKLQSTVDLFKQAKNFKLEAIFSPEHGIKGMIGSGQLYENYTDSATGIKYFSLYGKTQKPTKEMLAGIDVLVYDIQDIGVRSYTYISTLGLAMEAAAENNIQFIVLDRPNPLGGLRIEGNVVEDDFVSFVGKYKIPYVYGLTCGELANLINSKSAIGNNVKCRLKVVKMEGWKRKMRYDDTGLIWVPTSPNVPYQETPSYLVATGVLGELVVFGIGITYTLPFQTYAAEWINADTLAKKMNDLNLPGVLFRPISYKILYGDWKDKILNGVQIHITDSDKVNLLELQFYFLQVHHKLYPDINPFTLATTNRMKMFDLVMGTDKVRKKFSNDFRVEDIKKFLRKDLDWFRKLSQRYYLYN, from the coding sequence GTGTCTCTCGGAATTGACGTCCTTCAAAAGAATAATTTTTCTATTCTTGCAGGAAAGCATGTTGGACTAATTACAAATCATACCGGTGTAAATAGTAAACTTCAATCGACTGTTGACTTATTTAAGCAAGCGAAGAATTTTAAATTGGAGGCAATCTTTTCTCCCGAGCACGGAATAAAAGGAATGATTGGTTCTGGACAATTATATGAGAACTACACAGATTCAGCAACAGGTATAAAATATTTTTCACTTTACGGGAAGACACAAAAACCGACAAAAGAAATGTTAGCCGGAATTGATGTTCTTGTTTATGATATCCAAGATATTGGTGTACGCTCGTATACATACATCAGCACATTAGGATTAGCCATGGAAGCGGCGGCTGAAAATAATATTCAGTTTATTGTTTTAGACCGGCCTAATCCGCTCGGCGGTTTGCGAATTGAAGGTAATGTTGTTGAAGATGATTTTGTTTCGTTCGTCGGCAAATACAAAATTCCGTATGTATACGGGTTAACCTGCGGAGAACTTGCAAATCTTATTAATTCCAAAAGCGCGATTGGAAATAATGTAAAATGCCGGTTAAAGGTAGTAAAGATGGAAGGTTGGAAACGTAAAATGCGATACGATGATACCGGCTTGATCTGGGTCCCGACTTCTCCAAATGTTCCATATCAGGAAACACCATCGTACTTGGTTGCAACCGGAGTCTTGGGTGAACTTGTAGTTTTTGGAATCGGTATCACTTACACACTTCCCTTTCAAACATATGCTGCAGAATGGATTAATGCAGATACTCTTGCAAAAAAAATGAATGATCTTAATTTGCCGGGTGTATTATTCAGACCGATCTCTTACAAAATTTTATACGGCGATTGGAAAGATAAAATTTTAAATGGGGTGCAGATTCATATAACTGATTCTGACAAAGTTAACTTACTGGAGCTTCAATTTTATTTTCTACAAGTTCATCACAAACTATATCCAGACATAAATCCATTTACACTTGCTACTACGAACCGAATGAAAATGTTCGATCTTGTTATGGGGACTGATAAAGTAAGAAAGAAATTTTCCAACGATTTCCGGGTTGAAGATATTAAAAAGTTTCTAAGAAAAGATCTTGACTGGTTCCGCAAACTTTCACAAAGATATTACTTATATAATTAG
- the hutI gene encoding imidazolonepropionase, whose translation MKTLFKNPAQIVSVDTKNKHFKRGKELSEIGVHSNHSIMVENGLIKDLIPNSSLSKISADTTVDLKDLIVLPGLIECHTHAAFAGSRANEFLLRLKGATYEEISKAGGGIISTMQAVRNSSFEELVKLLKPRVDHFISQGVTTLEIKSGYGLSYYDEIKLLQVINHFKTNSAIEIIPTFLGAHTFPPEYKNDHKQYLDLITNELLPYIIKNKLADHVDAFCEKTAFSTEEVDKIFTKAKKLGYKLRLHTDQFNSIGGMEVALKHKALSVDHLEVIPDDEIPKLSKSETVAVLLPGVSLFLDYDYAPAKKLIDNNAIVALSTDFNPGSSHIPNLHLIMQVAALKMKMSVEEIISAVTINAAKAVDKNETAGSIEIGKQADFAIFKAKEYSEIIYNIGINLNRYTIKKGEIIYQNTEN comes from the coding sequence ATGAAAACATTATTTAAGAACCCAGCTCAAATTGTATCGGTTGATACCAAAAACAAGCATTTCAAGCGCGGTAAAGAACTTTCTGAAATCGGCGTGCACTCGAATCATTCCATTATGGTTGAAAATGGTCTGATCAAAGACCTAATTCCAAATTCTTCCCTCTCAAAGATTTCAGCAGATACAACTGTTGATCTGAAAGATTTGATAGTTTTACCGGGGTTAATTGAATGTCACACTCATGCTGCATTTGCGGGTTCCCGCGCCAACGAGTTTTTGTTGCGATTGAAAGGAGCTACTTACGAAGAAATTTCAAAAGCCGGCGGGGGAATTATTTCTACGATGCAGGCTGTCCGCAATTCTTCATTTGAAGAACTAGTAAAACTATTAAAACCAAGAGTTGATCATTTCATTTCTCAAGGTGTTACAACTTTGGAGATAAAGAGCGGATACGGATTAAGTTATTACGACGAAATAAAACTTCTGCAAGTTATTAATCATTTTAAAACCAATTCTGCGATCGAAATAATTCCAACATTTCTTGGTGCTCATACATTTCCGCCGGAATACAAAAACGATCATAAACAATATCTTGATCTTATCACTAATGAGTTGCTTCCATATATAATAAAAAACAAATTAGCCGATCATGTGGATGCATTTTGTGAGAAGACTGCTTTCTCTACCGAAGAAGTAGATAAAATTTTTACAAAAGCGAAAAAACTTGGTTATAAATTACGTCTGCACACGGATCAATTCAATAGCATCGGCGGAATGGAAGTAGCATTAAAACATAAAGCTTTATCAGTAGATCATCTTGAAGTTATTCCAGATGATGAAATTCCAAAATTATCTAAAAGTGAAACTGTTGCCGTTCTTCTGCCGGGTGTTTCTTTATTCTTAGATTATGATTATGCACCCGCGAAAAAATTGATAGATAACAATGCTATCGTTGCTCTTTCAACAGATTTCAATCCCGGTTCATCACATATTCCAAATCTTCATCTAATAATGCAGGTTGCTGCTTTAAAAATGAAAATGAGTGTAGAGGAAATAATTTCGGCTGTTACAATCAATGCGGCAAAAGCAGTCGATAAAAATGAAACAGCGGGCAGTATTGAAATTGGGAAGCAGGCTGACTTTGCAATTTTTAAAGCAAAAGAATATTCAGAAATTATTTATAACATCGGAATTAATTTGAATAGATATACAATAAAAAAAGGTGAAATAATTTATCAAAATACGGAGAACTAA